The proteins below come from a single Rosa rugosa chromosome 2, drRosRugo1.1, whole genome shotgun sequence genomic window:
- the LOC133728896 gene encoding chaperonin 60 subunit alpha 2, chloroplastic isoform X2, producing MSLSLSSSQLFLYTPLFSSFSQKQRVCGFWRKPQALRSLVVRAGPKKISFGKECREGLQIGIDKLADVVSLTLGPRGRNVVLSESEKVRVINDGVTIVQSIELADTIENAGAMLIQEVASKMNNLAGDGTTTAIILTREMIKGGLLAVAFGANPISLKKGMEKTVSELVKVLKEKSLPVKGRNDIKAVASISAGNDEFIGNLIAEAIEKIGPDGVISIESSSSFETSVLVEEGLKFDKGYMSSHFITNQERSIVEFDKAKVLVTDQKISTVKEIVPLLEKITQLSIPLLIIAEDISRPVLETLVVNKMQGLLNVAVVKCPGFGERKKALLQDIALMTGADFLSGDFGFTLDSATSDQLGIARKVTITSNSTTIVADPSTKAEIHARILQIKKDLAETENANLSRKLSERIAKLCGGVAVIKVGAHTEVELEDRKLRIEDAKNATFAAMEEGVVPGGGATYVHLSELIPVIKNSMEDSDEQIGADIIAKALLAPAKSIATNAGDDGEVVVEKTKNCDWRIGYNAMTGKYEDLPDAGVLDPCRVSRCALQIAVSIAGVVLTTQAVLVEKTKTKKPAIPSVPGISP from the exons atgtctctctctctgtcttccTCTCAGCTCTTCCTTTACACACCTCTCTTCTCt AGCTTTTCTCAGAAGCAAAGAGTATGTGGGTTTTGGAGAAAGCCACAGGCTTTGAGGAGTCTTGTGGTCAGAGCAGGCCCAAAGAAGATATCTTTTGGTAAAGAATGCAGAGAGGGATTGCAAATTGGGATAGATAAGCTTGCTGATGTTGTTTCTCTTACATTAGGACCTAGAG GACGTAATGTTGTTCTTTCTGAGTCTGAAAAAGTGAGAGTGATTAATGATGGTGTAACAATTGTTCAGTCCATAGAGCTAGCAGATACAATTGAGAACGCGGGAGCAATGCTAATCCAAGAG GTTGCAAGTAAAATGAATAATTTGGCCGGTGATGGTACTACCACTGCGATCATTTTGACACGAGAAATGATCAAAGGTGGATTATTGGCAGTGGCGTTTGGGGCTAACCCAATTTCTTTGAAGAAAGGAATGGAGAAGACTGTTAGTGAATTGGTCAAGGTCTTAAAGGAGAAAAGTCTTCCCGTCAAAGGAAGGAATGATATTAAAG CTGTGGCTTCAATTTCTGCCGGAAATGATGAATTCATAGGAAACTTGATTGCAGAAGCTATAGAAAAGATTGGTCCTGATGGAGTAATCTCAATTGAGTCGTCCTCATCATTTGAAACATCTGTTTTAGTCGAAGAAGGACTAAAG TTTGACAAGGGTTACATGTCCTCCCACTTCATTACTAATCAAGAAAGATCTATTGTGGAGTTTGACAAGGCTAAGGTCCTGGTAACTGATCAAAAGATTTCAACTGTTAAAGAAATTGTTCCTTTGCTGGAAAAGATAACCCAATTGAGTATCCCGCTGCTAATCATTGCAGAGGATATCTCAAGGCCAGTACTGGAGACACTAGTGGTGAATAAAATGCAGGGTTTACTTAATGTTGCTGTTGTTAAGTGCCCTGGATTTGGAGAGCGGAAGAAAGCTCTTTTGCAAGATATTGCACTTATGACAG GTGCTGATTTTCTCTCTGGAGATTTTGGTTTTACCCTTGACAGTGCAACATCAGATCAACTTGGAATTGCAAGAAAGGTGACAATAACAAGTAATTCAACAACCATAGTTGCTGACCCTTCTACCAAAGCAGAGATTCATGCAAGAATATTGCAGATCAAGAAGGATCTAGCAGAAACTGAAAATGCAAACCTGTCGAGAAAGCTCTCCGAAAGAATTGCTAAACTCTGTGGTGGAGTTGCTGTAATTAAG GTAGGAGCACATACTGAGGTGGAACTTGAAGATCGCAAACTCAGAATTGAGGATGCAAAGAATGCCACATTTGCTGCTATGGAGGAAGGGGTAGTGCCTGGTGGTGGTGCCACTTATGTACATCTGTCAGAATTGATTCCTGTCATAAAGAATTCTATGGAAGATTCTGATGAGCAGATTGGTGCAGACATTATAGCGAAG GCTCTCCTTGCTCCTGCAAAATCAATTGCAACTAATGCTGGGGATGATGGAGAAGTTGTTGTGGAGAAGACAAAAAATTGTGATTGGAGAATCGGGTACAATGCCATGACTGGCAAGTATGAAGATCTTCCAGATGCAGGAGTTCTAGATCCTTGTCGGGTTTCAAGATGTGCCCTTCAAATTGCAGTCTCCATTGCTGGGGTGGTTCTTACGACTCAAGCCGTATTGGTGGAGAAAACAAAGACGAAAAAGCCAGCTATTCCTTCTGTTCCGGGAATAAGTCCTTAG
- the LOC133728896 gene encoding chaperonin 60 subunit alpha 2, chloroplastic isoform X1, translating into MSLSLSSSQLFLYTPLFSLQSFSQKQRVCGFWRKPQALRSLVVRAGPKKISFGKECREGLQIGIDKLADVVSLTLGPRGRNVVLSESEKVRVINDGVTIVQSIELADTIENAGAMLIQEVASKMNNLAGDGTTTAIILTREMIKGGLLAVAFGANPISLKKGMEKTVSELVKVLKEKSLPVKGRNDIKAVASISAGNDEFIGNLIAEAIEKIGPDGVISIESSSSFETSVLVEEGLKFDKGYMSSHFITNQERSIVEFDKAKVLVTDQKISTVKEIVPLLEKITQLSIPLLIIAEDISRPVLETLVVNKMQGLLNVAVVKCPGFGERKKALLQDIALMTGADFLSGDFGFTLDSATSDQLGIARKVTITSNSTTIVADPSTKAEIHARILQIKKDLAETENANLSRKLSERIAKLCGGVAVIKVGAHTEVELEDRKLRIEDAKNATFAAMEEGVVPGGGATYVHLSELIPVIKNSMEDSDEQIGADIIAKALLAPAKSIATNAGDDGEVVVEKTKNCDWRIGYNAMTGKYEDLPDAGVLDPCRVSRCALQIAVSIAGVVLTTQAVLVEKTKTKKPAIPSVPGISP; encoded by the exons atgtctctctctctgtcttccTCTCAGCTCTTCCTTTACACACCTCTCTTCTCt CTGCAGAGCTTTTCTCAGAAGCAAAGAGTATGTGGGTTTTGGAGAAAGCCACAGGCTTTGAGGAGTCTTGTGGTCAGAGCAGGCCCAAAGAAGATATCTTTTGGTAAAGAATGCAGAGAGGGATTGCAAATTGGGATAGATAAGCTTGCTGATGTTGTTTCTCTTACATTAGGACCTAGAG GACGTAATGTTGTTCTTTCTGAGTCTGAAAAAGTGAGAGTGATTAATGATGGTGTAACAATTGTTCAGTCCATAGAGCTAGCAGATACAATTGAGAACGCGGGAGCAATGCTAATCCAAGAG GTTGCAAGTAAAATGAATAATTTGGCCGGTGATGGTACTACCACTGCGATCATTTTGACACGAGAAATGATCAAAGGTGGATTATTGGCAGTGGCGTTTGGGGCTAACCCAATTTCTTTGAAGAAAGGAATGGAGAAGACTGTTAGTGAATTGGTCAAGGTCTTAAAGGAGAAAAGTCTTCCCGTCAAAGGAAGGAATGATATTAAAG CTGTGGCTTCAATTTCTGCCGGAAATGATGAATTCATAGGAAACTTGATTGCAGAAGCTATAGAAAAGATTGGTCCTGATGGAGTAATCTCAATTGAGTCGTCCTCATCATTTGAAACATCTGTTTTAGTCGAAGAAGGACTAAAG TTTGACAAGGGTTACATGTCCTCCCACTTCATTACTAATCAAGAAAGATCTATTGTGGAGTTTGACAAGGCTAAGGTCCTGGTAACTGATCAAAAGATTTCAACTGTTAAAGAAATTGTTCCTTTGCTGGAAAAGATAACCCAATTGAGTATCCCGCTGCTAATCATTGCAGAGGATATCTCAAGGCCAGTACTGGAGACACTAGTGGTGAATAAAATGCAGGGTTTACTTAATGTTGCTGTTGTTAAGTGCCCTGGATTTGGAGAGCGGAAGAAAGCTCTTTTGCAAGATATTGCACTTATGACAG GTGCTGATTTTCTCTCTGGAGATTTTGGTTTTACCCTTGACAGTGCAACATCAGATCAACTTGGAATTGCAAGAAAGGTGACAATAACAAGTAATTCAACAACCATAGTTGCTGACCCTTCTACCAAAGCAGAGATTCATGCAAGAATATTGCAGATCAAGAAGGATCTAGCAGAAACTGAAAATGCAAACCTGTCGAGAAAGCTCTCCGAAAGAATTGCTAAACTCTGTGGTGGAGTTGCTGTAATTAAG GTAGGAGCACATACTGAGGTGGAACTTGAAGATCGCAAACTCAGAATTGAGGATGCAAAGAATGCCACATTTGCTGCTATGGAGGAAGGGGTAGTGCCTGGTGGTGGTGCCACTTATGTACATCTGTCAGAATTGATTCCTGTCATAAAGAATTCTATGGAAGATTCTGATGAGCAGATTGGTGCAGACATTATAGCGAAG GCTCTCCTTGCTCCTGCAAAATCAATTGCAACTAATGCTGGGGATGATGGAGAAGTTGTTGTGGAGAAGACAAAAAATTGTGATTGGAGAATCGGGTACAATGCCATGACTGGCAAGTATGAAGATCTTCCAGATGCAGGAGTTCTAGATCCTTGTCGGGTTTCAAGATGTGCCCTTCAAATTGCAGTCTCCATTGCTGGGGTGGTTCTTACGACTCAAGCCGTATTGGTGGAGAAAACAAAGACGAAAAAGCCAGCTATTCCTTCTGTTCCGGGAATAAGTCCTTAG
- the LOC133728896 gene encoding chaperonin 60 subunit alpha 2, chloroplastic isoform X4 yields MLIQEVASKMNNLAGDGTTTAIILTREMIKGGLLAVAFGANPISLKKGMEKTVSELVKVLKEKSLPVKGRNDIKAVASISAGNDEFIGNLIAEAIEKIGPDGVISIESSSSFETSVLVEEGLKFDKGYMSSHFITNQERSIVEFDKAKVLVTDQKISTVKEIVPLLEKITQLSIPLLIIAEDISRPVLETLVVNKMQGLLNVAVVKCPGFGERKKALLQDIALMTGADFLSGDFGFTLDSATSDQLGIARKVTITSNSTTIVADPSTKAEIHARILQIKKDLAETENANLSRKLSERIAKLCGGVAVIKVGAHTEVELEDRKLRIEDAKNATFAAMEEGVVPGGGATYVHLSELIPVIKNSMEDSDEQIGADIIAKALLAPAKSIATNAGDDGEVVVEKTKNCDWRIGYNAMTGKYEDLPDAGVLDPCRVSRCALQIAVSIAGVVLTTQAVLVEKTKTKKPAIPSVPGISP; encoded by the exons ATGCTAATCCAAGAG GTTGCAAGTAAAATGAATAATTTGGCCGGTGATGGTACTACCACTGCGATCATTTTGACACGAGAAATGATCAAAGGTGGATTATTGGCAGTGGCGTTTGGGGCTAACCCAATTTCTTTGAAGAAAGGAATGGAGAAGACTGTTAGTGAATTGGTCAAGGTCTTAAAGGAGAAAAGTCTTCCCGTCAAAGGAAGGAATGATATTAAAG CTGTGGCTTCAATTTCTGCCGGAAATGATGAATTCATAGGAAACTTGATTGCAGAAGCTATAGAAAAGATTGGTCCTGATGGAGTAATCTCAATTGAGTCGTCCTCATCATTTGAAACATCTGTTTTAGTCGAAGAAGGACTAAAG TTTGACAAGGGTTACATGTCCTCCCACTTCATTACTAATCAAGAAAGATCTATTGTGGAGTTTGACAAGGCTAAGGTCCTGGTAACTGATCAAAAGATTTCAACTGTTAAAGAAATTGTTCCTTTGCTGGAAAAGATAACCCAATTGAGTATCCCGCTGCTAATCATTGCAGAGGATATCTCAAGGCCAGTACTGGAGACACTAGTGGTGAATAAAATGCAGGGTTTACTTAATGTTGCTGTTGTTAAGTGCCCTGGATTTGGAGAGCGGAAGAAAGCTCTTTTGCAAGATATTGCACTTATGACAG GTGCTGATTTTCTCTCTGGAGATTTTGGTTTTACCCTTGACAGTGCAACATCAGATCAACTTGGAATTGCAAGAAAGGTGACAATAACAAGTAATTCAACAACCATAGTTGCTGACCCTTCTACCAAAGCAGAGATTCATGCAAGAATATTGCAGATCAAGAAGGATCTAGCAGAAACTGAAAATGCAAACCTGTCGAGAAAGCTCTCCGAAAGAATTGCTAAACTCTGTGGTGGAGTTGCTGTAATTAAG GTAGGAGCACATACTGAGGTGGAACTTGAAGATCGCAAACTCAGAATTGAGGATGCAAAGAATGCCACATTTGCTGCTATGGAGGAAGGGGTAGTGCCTGGTGGTGGTGCCACTTATGTACATCTGTCAGAATTGATTCCTGTCATAAAGAATTCTATGGAAGATTCTGATGAGCAGATTGGTGCAGACATTATAGCGAAG GCTCTCCTTGCTCCTGCAAAATCAATTGCAACTAATGCTGGGGATGATGGAGAAGTTGTTGTGGAGAAGACAAAAAATTGTGATTGGAGAATCGGGTACAATGCCATGACTGGCAAGTATGAAGATCTTCCAGATGCAGGAGTTCTAGATCCTTGTCGGGTTTCAAGATGTGCCCTTCAAATTGCAGTCTCCATTGCTGGGGTGGTTCTTACGACTCAAGCCGTATTGGTGGAGAAAACAAAGACGAAAAAGCCAGCTATTCCTTCTGTTCCGGGAATAAGTCCTTAG
- the LOC133728896 gene encoding chaperonin 60 subunit alpha 2, chloroplastic isoform X3, with protein MSLSLSSSQLFLYTPLFSLQSFSQKQRVCGFWRKPQALRSLVVRAGPKKISFGKECREGLQIGIDKLADVVSLTLGPRGRNVVLSESEKVRVINDGVTIVQSIELADTIENAGAMLIQEVASKMNNLAGDGTTTAIILTREMIKGGLLAVAFGANPISLKKGMEKTVSELVKVLKEKSLPVKGRNDIKAVASISAGNDEFIGNLIAEAIEKIGPDGVISIESSSSFETSVLVEEGLKFDKGYMSSHFITNQERSIVEFDKAKVLVTDQKISTVKEIVPLLEKITQLSIPLLIIAEDISRPVLETLVVNKMQGLLNVAVVKCPGFGERKKALLQDIALMTGADFLSGDFGFTLDSATSDQLGIARKIKKDLAETENANLSRKLSERIAKLCGGVAVIKVGAHTEVELEDRKLRIEDAKNATFAAMEEGVVPGGGATYVHLSELIPVIKNSMEDSDEQIGADIIAKALLAPAKSIATNAGDDGEVVVEKTKNCDWRIGYNAMTGKYEDLPDAGVLDPCRVSRCALQIAVSIAGVVLTTQAVLVEKTKTKKPAIPSVPGISP; from the exons atgtctctctctctgtcttccTCTCAGCTCTTCCTTTACACACCTCTCTTCTCt CTGCAGAGCTTTTCTCAGAAGCAAAGAGTATGTGGGTTTTGGAGAAAGCCACAGGCTTTGAGGAGTCTTGTGGTCAGAGCAGGCCCAAAGAAGATATCTTTTGGTAAAGAATGCAGAGAGGGATTGCAAATTGGGATAGATAAGCTTGCTGATGTTGTTTCTCTTACATTAGGACCTAGAG GACGTAATGTTGTTCTTTCTGAGTCTGAAAAAGTGAGAGTGATTAATGATGGTGTAACAATTGTTCAGTCCATAGAGCTAGCAGATACAATTGAGAACGCGGGAGCAATGCTAATCCAAGAG GTTGCAAGTAAAATGAATAATTTGGCCGGTGATGGTACTACCACTGCGATCATTTTGACACGAGAAATGATCAAAGGTGGATTATTGGCAGTGGCGTTTGGGGCTAACCCAATTTCTTTGAAGAAAGGAATGGAGAAGACTGTTAGTGAATTGGTCAAGGTCTTAAAGGAGAAAAGTCTTCCCGTCAAAGGAAGGAATGATATTAAAG CTGTGGCTTCAATTTCTGCCGGAAATGATGAATTCATAGGAAACTTGATTGCAGAAGCTATAGAAAAGATTGGTCCTGATGGAGTAATCTCAATTGAGTCGTCCTCATCATTTGAAACATCTGTTTTAGTCGAAGAAGGACTAAAG TTTGACAAGGGTTACATGTCCTCCCACTTCATTACTAATCAAGAAAGATCTATTGTGGAGTTTGACAAGGCTAAGGTCCTGGTAACTGATCAAAAGATTTCAACTGTTAAAGAAATTGTTCCTTTGCTGGAAAAGATAACCCAATTGAGTATCCCGCTGCTAATCATTGCAGAGGATATCTCAAGGCCAGTACTGGAGACACTAGTGGTGAATAAAATGCAGGGTTTACTTAATGTTGCTGTTGTTAAGTGCCCTGGATTTGGAGAGCGGAAGAAAGCTCTTTTGCAAGATATTGCACTTATGACAG GTGCTGATTTTCTCTCTGGAGATTTTGGTTTTACCCTTGACAGTGCAACATCAGATCAACTTGGAATTGCAAGAAAG ATCAAGAAGGATCTAGCAGAAACTGAAAATGCAAACCTGTCGAGAAAGCTCTCCGAAAGAATTGCTAAACTCTGTGGTGGAGTTGCTGTAATTAAG GTAGGAGCACATACTGAGGTGGAACTTGAAGATCGCAAACTCAGAATTGAGGATGCAAAGAATGCCACATTTGCTGCTATGGAGGAAGGGGTAGTGCCTGGTGGTGGTGCCACTTATGTACATCTGTCAGAATTGATTCCTGTCATAAAGAATTCTATGGAAGATTCTGATGAGCAGATTGGTGCAGACATTATAGCGAAG GCTCTCCTTGCTCCTGCAAAATCAATTGCAACTAATGCTGGGGATGATGGAGAAGTTGTTGTGGAGAAGACAAAAAATTGTGATTGGAGAATCGGGTACAATGCCATGACTGGCAAGTATGAAGATCTTCCAGATGCAGGAGTTCTAGATCCTTGTCGGGTTTCAAGATGTGCCCTTCAAATTGCAGTCTCCATTGCTGGGGTGGTTCTTACGACTCAAGCCGTATTGGTGGAGAAAACAAAGACGAAAAAGCCAGCTATTCCTTCTGTTCCGGGAATAAGTCCTTAG
- the LOC133728896 gene encoding chaperonin 60 subunit alpha 2, chloroplastic isoform X5 has product MVASKMNNLAGDGTTTAIILTREMIKGGLLAVAFGANPISLKKGMEKTVSELVKVLKEKSLPVKGRNDIKAVASISAGNDEFIGNLIAEAIEKIGPDGVISIESSSSFETSVLVEEGLKFDKGYMSSHFITNQERSIVEFDKAKVLVTDQKISTVKEIVPLLEKITQLSIPLLIIAEDISRPVLETLVVNKMQGLLNVAVVKCPGFGERKKALLQDIALMTGADFLSGDFGFTLDSATSDQLGIARKVTITSNSTTIVADPSTKAEIHARILQIKKDLAETENANLSRKLSERIAKLCGGVAVIKVGAHTEVELEDRKLRIEDAKNATFAAMEEGVVPGGGATYVHLSELIPVIKNSMEDSDEQIGADIIAKALLAPAKSIATNAGDDGEVVVEKTKNCDWRIGYNAMTGKYEDLPDAGVLDPCRVSRCALQIAVSIAGVVLTTQAVLVEKTKTKKPAIPSVPGISP; this is encoded by the exons ATG GTTGCAAGTAAAATGAATAATTTGGCCGGTGATGGTACTACCACTGCGATCATTTTGACACGAGAAATGATCAAAGGTGGATTATTGGCAGTGGCGTTTGGGGCTAACCCAATTTCTTTGAAGAAAGGAATGGAGAAGACTGTTAGTGAATTGGTCAAGGTCTTAAAGGAGAAAAGTCTTCCCGTCAAAGGAAGGAATGATATTAAAG CTGTGGCTTCAATTTCTGCCGGAAATGATGAATTCATAGGAAACTTGATTGCAGAAGCTATAGAAAAGATTGGTCCTGATGGAGTAATCTCAATTGAGTCGTCCTCATCATTTGAAACATCTGTTTTAGTCGAAGAAGGACTAAAG TTTGACAAGGGTTACATGTCCTCCCACTTCATTACTAATCAAGAAAGATCTATTGTGGAGTTTGACAAGGCTAAGGTCCTGGTAACTGATCAAAAGATTTCAACTGTTAAAGAAATTGTTCCTTTGCTGGAAAAGATAACCCAATTGAGTATCCCGCTGCTAATCATTGCAGAGGATATCTCAAGGCCAGTACTGGAGACACTAGTGGTGAATAAAATGCAGGGTTTACTTAATGTTGCTGTTGTTAAGTGCCCTGGATTTGGAGAGCGGAAGAAAGCTCTTTTGCAAGATATTGCACTTATGACAG GTGCTGATTTTCTCTCTGGAGATTTTGGTTTTACCCTTGACAGTGCAACATCAGATCAACTTGGAATTGCAAGAAAGGTGACAATAACAAGTAATTCAACAACCATAGTTGCTGACCCTTCTACCAAAGCAGAGATTCATGCAAGAATATTGCAGATCAAGAAGGATCTAGCAGAAACTGAAAATGCAAACCTGTCGAGAAAGCTCTCCGAAAGAATTGCTAAACTCTGTGGTGGAGTTGCTGTAATTAAG GTAGGAGCACATACTGAGGTGGAACTTGAAGATCGCAAACTCAGAATTGAGGATGCAAAGAATGCCACATTTGCTGCTATGGAGGAAGGGGTAGTGCCTGGTGGTGGTGCCACTTATGTACATCTGTCAGAATTGATTCCTGTCATAAAGAATTCTATGGAAGATTCTGATGAGCAGATTGGTGCAGACATTATAGCGAAG GCTCTCCTTGCTCCTGCAAAATCAATTGCAACTAATGCTGGGGATGATGGAGAAGTTGTTGTGGAGAAGACAAAAAATTGTGATTGGAGAATCGGGTACAATGCCATGACTGGCAAGTATGAAGATCTTCCAGATGCAGGAGTTCTAGATCCTTGTCGGGTTTCAAGATGTGCCCTTCAAATTGCAGTCTCCATTGCTGGGGTGGTTCTTACGACTCAAGCCGTATTGGTGGAGAAAACAAAGACGAAAAAGCCAGCTATTCCTTCTGTTCCGGGAATAAGTCCTTAG